The DNA window AACCTCAGCCCCGATCTCAGACTGGAAAACCCGCTTCCGGTCGGTTCCTACAGTCTCGAAATGTATCTCGACGGCACCCCGATCGCATCTTTCCCCTTCGGCGTAGAAAAATAGCTTTTACAATAGAATAAACATCGCTGCATATTCGCAGGCGCGTTGGCTGCCTGGTTATTGAGTTCTGCAGAACAAAAGCCATTTTCTCCTTCCCGTTCGTGCCGAGCCTGTCAAAGCACGTGAAGCTCTCGCCCCTTCGATAGACTCAGGGCGAACGGGTGGTTTCGGGGTCGGCCGCCGGGCTTCTTTTCAGGAGAGGTCCGAACTGAGCCAGGAGGCACCCCGCGAGCATCAGCGCGCAGCCGGCCGTCGCGCGCCAGGACATGATTTCCCCGAGCAGCACCCGGCCCGTCCAGGCGGCGAACACGGCTTCGAGGCTCAGGATGATCGCGGCATGCGCCGGCAGGGCGTCTTTCTGCGCGATGACCTGGAGCGTATACCCGACGCCCACCGAGATCAGTCCGCCGTAGGCGATCGGCACGACTCCTCCCGACAGGCCGGTGAGGGTGACGGATTCGCGCCAGAAGGCCGTCGCCAGGCTGAGAATTCCGCAGACGATGAACTGGCCGATCGAGAAGGATATCGGCTCGAGCCGAGCCGCATACCAGCCGACCAGCAGAACGTGACCGGCCCAGAAGACTGCCCCGATCAGCTCCAGCAGGTCGCCGAACGCGATCGTGAACGCTTCGGTGACGCTCAGCAGGAACAGGCCGACGGCCGCCAGCACCACGCCAAACCAGGTCCACGCGTCCGGCCGATGGTGCGCGAACAAGCCGAACAGCGGCACGAACACCACGTACAACCCCGTGATGAACCCGGCTTTTCCGGCCGTCGTCCAGACGAGGCCGACCTGCTGAAGCGAGGCGCCGGCGAACAGGAAAACCCCGGCGATACAGCAAGCCCTGACATACCGCGACATCCCGAGATCGACCCCGGCGCCTTCAGCCCGGGCGACGTTCCGTTGGTGTCGGGCAAGCGGCAGAAGCGCGAGCGCGCCGAGCAGGAACCGCACGCCGTTGAACGTGAACGGTCCGACGCTGTTCATGCCGACGCGCTGTGCGACGAACGCCGCGCCCCAGACCAGGGCCGTCAGCAGCAGCATCGCATCAGCTTTCCAGATTTTCGTATTCATCCGCTCCTCCGCGTGCCGTAGTATCCGACGCCAGCCCCAGATTTGCAACCGTCCGCCGGAAGAAACCGCACGGGCGGGTGCATCGGCCGCATGGGCGTGATACGATGAACGCCGCAAAAATCACCCATGTATGGGAAATGAAGGAGTCAGGCATGTTGATACGCTCTCTGCTCACCGTTCTGGCCGTCGTCTGCTGCGCCGGCCTGGCTTTCGCCGAACAGTCCAGGGCCGCCCAGCCCGTCCAGGGTTGCAAGGTCCAGCTCGCGGACGTCGAGGGGATGCCCTTCGCCCCCCGGTTCGATTTCACGAAGGAAGAAGTCGCGAAGGTCGCCTCCGACTCGCGCAAGGAGCTCGACGCGCGCCTCGAGGAGATCGTGAAGATCCCCGCCGGCAAACGCACGTTCGACAACACCGTGAAGGCGTTCGAAGCGGCCCTGTCGGATTTCGGCGACGTCATCACCCTTCCGATCTTCATGTCGTATGTCTCGAAGGATGCCGCGGTGCGCGAAGCGGCAGCGGCGCTCGAAGAGGAATCGAGCAAATACACCGTCGAGATCATGACCCGGCGCGACCTGTACAACGCCGTCAACGAGTTCGCGCAGACAAAGCCGCAGCTTTCCGATGAAGATCAGTTTCTGCTCGACCGCATCATGCTCGGGTTCAAGCGCAACGGTCTCATGCTGTCCGAAGCCGACCTCGCGACATACAAGGAGCTGAAGCAGCAGCTCGTCGCGACCGAGCTCAAGTTCGAGAAGAACATCCGCGACTGGAAGGACCAGCTCGAGGTCACGAAGGAAGAGCTCGAAGGCCTTCCCGAGGATTTCATCGCTGGCCTCGCCACCACGACCGACGGCAGGTTCGTCGTGACCCTCAATTACCCCGACTACTTCCCGATGATGGACAACGCGAAGAACGACGACGTCCGTCGCCGGCTCGAGTTCAAGTTCAACAACCGCTGCGCCGACACCAACGTGCAGCTGCTCGAAGAGGGCCTCCGGCTCCGCCAGCAGCTCGCCGAACTGCTCGGATACAAGAACCACGCCGAATATCAGCTCGAC is part of the Candidatus Ozemobacteraceae bacterium genome and encodes:
- a CDS encoding DMT family transporter — encoded protein: MNTKIWKADAMLLLTALVWGAAFVAQRVGMNSVGPFTFNGVRFLLGALALLPLARHQRNVARAEGAGVDLGMSRYVRACCIAGVFLFAGASLQQVGLVWTTAGKAGFITGLYVVFVPLFGLFAHHRPDAWTWFGVVLAAVGLFLLSVTEAFTIAFGDLLELIGAVFWAGHVLLVGWYAARLEPISFSIGQFIVCGILSLATAFWRESVTLTGLSGGVVPIAYGGLISVGVGYTLQVIAQKDALPAHAAIILSLEAVFAAWTGRVLLGEIMSWRATAGCALMLAGCLLAQFGPLLKRSPAADPETTRSP